The region CGGCGCCCCTGCCCACGTCGCTGAGCGCGCCCGCCCGGCCGCAGCTCAGGTCCCGAGGGCAGCAACTCACGGGGACAGGGTGAAACGTTATTTACACCTCCTTGGTCATGCCTGTTACAGTCCATTCCTCCCAGAAAGTCCGTAGGTCTCACCGCAGGTCTAAATAACCGCCACCCGCGGCGAGCAAACTACCCCCTCCTGGGGCTGCTCGCGACGGAGCCGGAAATGACGCCATACGTGCGTCTTCCCGCCCTGCTCTGCGCTTGCTGTTCCGTGGCGGGAACGGAGGCGACGGTGGGAGCCGCGGTGACTGTGAGTCTCCTAGGCCTGTTATTCTCAGCTTGGGGGACGGAGCGACGACTTCGCAACCACCTCGGCGTTTCGCTATTCTGGAAACCCTGAGGACGAGCCGGCGGCGTGCTCGCTCCGGTGACGAGCTGCTGCAAGGCCCAGGCTGTGGCGGCTACCTGCACGGTAAGTGGACTTAACGGGGGACCTGCTGGAGAAGTTGCACGTTTGCCTTCGCCTTCCCTACTCCTGCCCCCGATTGCCCCGTGAAGTCTTCCACCTTCGTCGTAGCTCCAGCATAGCCAACCTCTCATAGCTTGCCTGAACCCTTTGGTGAAAGAGTGATTAGGAACAGCATCTTTCAGAGCCCTGCTTCGGGCTGTTTTAATGTTTAGCAGCCCGAGACAGGGATGGAGTAATTCAATAACGTTAAAAACCTGGTGTGTTTACAGATATTAAAAGTGTATTGTATATTCTTGAGTATATACCCATCTGCCAAGCGCAGAACTACGTGTTTGCATACACTCTTTTATTTAATTCAGTTGCCTTAAGGAATAGGCATAGGAATAGTTCAGTTTACAGAACAGGAAACTGAGTCTCATAGATGTTAattcatttaccaaatattatGGAGCATCTAAcatgtatcaggcactgttctagggaCCAGGACATGTAgcagtgaaaaaaatagaattgccacAAATGCTAGGGATTTTCAGGTAAGCTAAGGATGATTTTTTATCCCTAAAAACAGCCTGGATAAATATATACCTGAAtgttagtagtagtagtagttattttatgggtgggattttgcatgaatttttaaaaattccttatgcTTGTATGCATTGTTTGGATTTCTTCAAATGGGCATGTTATCAGAAAAATAGCTGTTTCTATACCCTCACCCTTCCTTTCCCACAAAAATCTCTAAAGGCAGGCATTTGGCTCTACCAACAAAACAGGTCCTTGAATGGAGCTCTGGCCCAAGAAAAGAAGTAAGAGTTCTCACTTGTGGTGCTGGCACTTTTAATTGCTAAGTCCATTTCAGGGTCTGAGCTAGAGCTAGGCCCATGAATGAAATGGAAGAGACTTTAGAGAACTGTGTACAGTTTGGTCATTAGTGACCTCATATTTATCAATATGTTTAGGACTCTTAAAAACTTTTCTGACATACTGTTTACCTTTGTTCTATTGTAAATAGATTCTAAGTTTCTTAAGGACTTTGGCCTCTTTTATGTCCCATGTATGTACAATGCATTCAGAGTGTCCTAGGTCATGCAGTGGTGTTCTTTATTAAGTAATTATTGATGCCTTTGCACAAGGCTAAGTGTGCATTCAACTTCCTTGCAATGGTTTCaaaaaagcttttcattttttctcttgtaCCTGGTCAGGGTGAAGTAACCATGCAGGCATTTCTAAAAGGCACATCTATCAGTACTAAACCACCATTGACCAAGGATCATCGAGGAGTAGCTGCCACAGCAGGAAGCAGTGGAGAAAACAAGAAAGCCAAACCTGTTCCCTGGGTGGAAAAATAGTAAGAACACTTGTGTTTTtgttaaaataagtaataaattgcTTCTCTAACCAGTTCTTTACTTATGGAGGTGTGATTTGCTCTGTTTAGATGATGTCCTTGAAAATCACCCAGTTATAGAACCTTGGAACTAAAAGTTACCTTAGAATTTGTGAATTAGCATTtgtggtatataaaataaaattcttttccgTAATTTTTGTGAGCATAACAGATGTAAGCAATGCAGATGGGaggtgaaaaattattttagtatatatttgcTTAAGGTAAATACAAATGGGGTTTCCACCTATCTCCAATTATGAAAAAGTTTCTCATTTCATTACTGATATTTGAGAATTGTTATTGGTATTTTAGTGGAAGGAACACTCGAGACTTTTCTGTGTGGCTACTGTAATAAACTAAATAACTCCTCTTTCTTCCccactcccttcctcctcctccagtcGCCCAAAATCTGTGGATGAAGTTGCTTTCCAGGATGAAGTTGTTGCAGTGCTGAAAAAGTCTTTAGAAGGAGCTGATGTGAGTGACAAATGGTGTTCAGTGTCATTAGGAGATTTATGGCTTAATTTATTCTTCCTTCCCTTATAACCTCTCACCCCCATTAAATACTATACTGTATATATAGTAAGTCCTATTTGATAACTATTTGCACAATGttgattaattcaacaaatacttattaagcattTCCTATTCAATCCTATATAAACTTGTTATGTAGTATTCAAGTAAAGATCATTGACCAGGACAAACTTAGGTCccttttttcattaacttttgtttggtggggagagaaagaataaacaagcaaaccaaataaataaaaatgacatgtgCTGTAAAGAgtcagagattctttttttttttttttttttgagacactctcgctctgttgcccaggatagagtgccgtggcatcagcccaactcacagcaacctcaaactcctggcctcaagcgatcctcctgcctcatcctcccaagtagctgggactacaggcatgtgcagccatgcctggctaagttttttgtgtatatttttagttgaccagctaatttctttctaattttagtaaagacgggttctcgcacttgctcaggctggtctctaactcctgagctcaaacgatccgcctgccttggcctcccacttccttacaggtgtgagccactgtgccaggcccagagattccttgaaaaaataattgcTCACCTAACTTTAGGATTTGGTTtaagctataataaaaaaaaaattagagcattTGATTTTGCTTAGAGCATTGTGTCTCATGCTGTGATATGTGGGATGAAATATCCTTGAGTAGcttgcattttaaattattcagaGGCAAGATAAACTCAAATGAAGAAATCACAACTAAAAATTGTATATGATGAAGTGTCCAAAGTGCTTTAAGAGCTCAGTGAAGGGAGGGGAAAAGTTGTAGATAAAAGTGGgatgtggttttgttttattcccaAGATCTGTGTCCTTCTCCTCAATCTGGCTgcttttaattaattcttttggGTTTTGCTGCCATTGTTCTCCTCCTAGAATTATACTACTACAGGACACATTTTGAAAgaagttaaatttataaaactatttagAATCTTTTGCTTTACCAGTAGTTGTTTTAATTTGATCCAAATAACCctttactttctaattttataacaatatacaattttaattgcatagtaatatttacaaagattatagaaaaatatctaatttatttaataataactaGTATCTTCAGCTCTTTAGCAAATGTAGTGGGATTAAGATCCAattcttgtttgtatttttttgttttatttgggacagagtctcactctattgcctgggctagagtgccgtggcatcagcctagctcacagcaacctcaaactcctgggctcaagcaatcctgctgcctcagcctccctagtagctgggactacaggcatgtgccaccatgcccggctaattttttctatatatatttttagttagaatttctttctattttttagtagagacggggtctcgctcttgctcaggctagttttgatttgaactccttaccttgagcgatcctcccgcctcggcctcccagagtgctaggattacaggtgtgagtcaccgggTCTGGCCAAGATCCAGTTCTTGACTTTATGCCCTCTAATTTACAAGGCTGAATTAAGAACTTCCTTTTTTAACctcttgttttaatattttgtgctTCTTTTCAGAATAAGTTTTGTAAAAAGataaggtaatttttttaattctaaagaaTAAAGAAGGCCAGGTACAGTAgctcatcccagcactttgggatgctgaggcaggagaatcacttgaggccaggagtttgagaccagcttaggcaatataataagacctcatctctccaaaaaagtattttaaaaaattaggtgagCGTGGTAGCatccacctgtagtcctagctgctggggagactgaggctagagggttgcttgagcctgggagtttgaggttacagtgaattatgatcacactactacactccagcctgggcagcagagtgggaccctgtctgtaaaaaaaaaaaaacaaaacacaacaaaaagagtaaaggaaaatattaataattcactcCTTTATTTGAAAAGGTTAGAAAGAATTACAATAAGATAAATTTTTCAGATATCAATTTTAAGAACTGGTATTCTGCATGCAGTTCTTAAATGTACCACATATGTTAGACTATTATATAATGTAAGGCCTAATAATTttaccttgttttaaaaaatttaaagtattatatgTAATAGTTAACCTGGATAAATCCTTACAAATGTTGGGGTATGCACAGATCAAAATAATagttataaaacttaaaaactaaGCTTAGGAGGATTTCGGGGGGCTGTGTTTTTAAGTAATGAATCTCATGGCTTGTATCTTAAGGTATACTATATGTTATCAATATAAAAGTAATAGTCTTTTACTTAAcatatttgtgtgttttataCATTTGGCAGATATTGAGTACTAGAGTAGATGCTAAGGATACAGATGTGAATAGAACAAATAAATTTCCGGGTCTTTTAAATGTTACCATCTAGTGAGGTAGACAAGCATTTTACAATTAAATCCAAcagttaaataaataacaataaataaatgtaaattgtaacAAGTACTATAAAGACTACtgagagaatgagaagaaaacaactttgggtggtcagggaaggtttcTGACTTACAATGCATTAGGAGTTTGCCATgcagaaaaaggaaatcaaactCCTGGTCATGGGAACAACATATGTTCAGACCAGAAAGTGCTTAGGTGTTAGAGACCTTTATAAGACCTAGAAAGTTAAGAAGGTGGCGAGAAGCCTTTAGAAGTCTTTAGAAGCCATAGTAAAcagtttgggtttttaaaatttgtttatgtttttctaagTGGAGAGTGAAGCCCGTGAATAGTTTTAAGTAGCGAGCAGAGTGGTATCTGATTTGAGTGAAAAATGAATAGACAGGAAGAGGGAAGTTTAGGCAAGAGTGGAAGCAAACAAATTATTGCTTGGATTCCTGTGTGCAATGATTTCGCTACATGAAAGGACACATTGAGGGGTGTACAGTTTCATAACAGAGGTCAGTAGAATGTAGTACATTTATTAATCTTCACCACAGATCAGTTGGCTGCTTGGTAGGAGCCAAACTAGCTAGATCCAAGGTATAAAGGAAGATAGCTAGTTGTTTAATCTTATCCTTTCTTCTAGTGAATTTTCCCTGATACATGCAAGCATCCCTTCAGGATACATAATCATAATATGCAATAGTACCTAGCACTTAATAGATAgatgttaagttttttttttgttgttgttaattgtTCTTGGAAATTCAGCTTATTCAAAGCCCTAATATGTCTTTTTCAGTCCTTTTTCCTCAGTATTGGCCAAATCCCATTACTCCTTTGGTCTATTTCCTCTTTGAAGCAGctgacatttttatataatataacattTCACCCAATCTTCAACAAAGAAGTGAGATAGAGACAGGAGCCTGAGATTCCCTTCAGAAATAAGAGGTTTCTAATTCCAGGTTTGAAAATTTCACTTAAGTAGATTAGCTGTAGAGCAAGCATAAATATTCATTCAgtttaagagattaaaaacacatttttgaaaaaagtgatatatgtgaaaaaacaggattttaaaatgtcaatgcaCTGTTCCACATTTCTTTTAGTCATTGTTAGGTCCAGAGCCAAGAGAGAGACACACGAAgggtgtagcaaaatgctgtttattttgagcatctgggtgcagatggtgGAGGCCAAAGAGCATCCACCCccgagggaggggaaagccttgtgttttatagagggtttttctaGTAGGGTGGAAGTGAAGGGAGTTAGTAATACCTTCAGAAATTGGGGAGGAGGTAGCTTTGCCCTTATCAGGGGGGATAGGAATGCCGGCATCGCTGTAGCTATCTTTGGTCCTGCCGCTGTCTGTGGTTGAAGTTAGATTTACAACCGtagactctccagactcctgcagctTTTGTTTCACAGGCTTTATGATCACTCTCTTAGTATTaagtcctatacatactttttggGTTCCCATCCTAAGTCAGCCTAACAGTCATCACTTTCATCTATTTGTGTcagaatataatttataaaaatattaaatttctacaGCTCCCTAATCTGTTGTTTTATGGGCCACCTGGAACTGGAAAAACATCCACTATTTTAGCAGCAGCTAGAGAACTTTTTGGGTAAGTtgaaatcaatctctctctctttttaagagGTGACACCAAAATTCTCtgatattgctttttttcctctataaaacTTTGCATTTGGTTTCTCTGTGGGGTTGTTAggtttctatttatttctgaattttaaaaatcaatcctaTGGACTCATTTCCTTCTTCTCCAATAAGCTTGTCTACATCTTTTGTAACCTTCATTCTGAATCATGTTCAGATGTTTGAATGCACTACAACACAGGgagcctgtgatttttttttccatcactttgactttctttaaatttgttatgattttgaggcccagagagcccaACCAATCTCCAGTTGTGATGATAGTTTTATAACCCTCTTAATGATTATATTCATATCTGTATGACTCTGATAAATCTGTTGTATCTAATGGTACTATCTGCACCATTCCTTCTTGAATTCCTTCTGCTGAGGACTTCTAGGCCCTGCCTCTGGAGTGGCCAGGCCAGCTTCTTGCCCTCAGGTCTCTTGAGTGTAAACAGAGTGGGTGGTAGATGAAGTGTTAAGATTCCAAGGACACCAGAAAATCTCCCTCTGAGCCACTTTCTTAGGTTTCTCTTCCTAGATTGACTGTCTGGCTTAACCAGCCATTCTAGAGGAGCCCCCTTTATCtagagttaaaatatatatagtgccCTGAGTCTGATGTATGTGAAATGTGCACCAGCTTAACAAAGGCTTGAATTTATCCAGAATTTTTGTATCAGACATATAACCAAAGGGAACATCTGAGATgacacatatgaaaataattacatgtcTCTTAAGCCACCATAAGTGTAAGCATAATTATGTCAAAATGTAAAAGAAGACAAAGGGAGAAGCTGTTGTAagcctaatattttatttatttgacaagtttctcaagaaaattataaaaggggTTTTTAATTATTCCACAGGTCAATCAGATGGAACTAAGCTGAACTAGCCTTAGCAATATAATCATAATGAAAGTgttatgtcatttttttattattatcctgGAGTAGATCAGTCCAGATTATATAACTTTTTCCTTatgctttataaaataatgtttgtcCTTAACTAAAAGAATagtaaatttcatatttaatagtatatatgtttttaaaatagaaaatacatgcACGGAGCTTTCTAAATGTTTATGCCCATAGAAAAGTACTTAAGATAAGCtgattaggaaaaataaagaccaaaCTAAATCACAActcctgtttttttattttatatagaaaaagaatagagaaaagtttcaaaacagTGAATTGATAGGGTGTGCCagtcagttatttttattttcttttgatttctcagATTTCTCTACTAAGCATATATTttagtatcttttttaaaaactcagcttTAAAAAACTGTTTGTATTTTAATCTAGTAATTTTCCTTATAGAAAGCAATTctggaaataatttgaaatgtgcTATATTGTAACATTatttaaattgtaatatatttgaAACTGTCCAGATGTCTGACAATAGAAGAATGTTAAGTAAATTAAGTAAATGATGATATACCCATAGGATAAATATATAACCATTAAAATGGCATTTACAGTGGTTTTGATAACGTGCCAAGATGTTTATTATACAATGCAAAGtagaaaattgatttaaaattttgtgttttgtaatatctgtatttttttaaatgcatggaaaaaagccaaaatgtAAACCACATGGCTCTGCAAAAAGAGAATACAGAAGTGATTGTGTGCCTTCTATCCATATTGTTTACTAGGTAGATTTTAAACTACCACAAAGTgtacaaatgttaaaatgtgaTTTAAGCCTAGGTTGTTTGTATGTTCTATGCttcatatttgtttcatttttatataggCCTGAACTTTTTAGATCAAGAGTTCTTGAGTTAAATGCATCCGATGAACGTGGAATACAAGTAGTTCGagagaaagtgaaaaattttGCTCAATTAACTGTATCAGGAAGTCGTTCAGAGTAAGTAAACTTGCCTTCCAGTCTCCATagcatgtttgttttaaatacatgtttctgccaaattttcaacttttttcatGTCAGATCGTATTTTAATCTAAATTATTTAAGCCCAGAAATCATCTGATTTACTGATATTTTGTCTAAGgaatattcattaataaaatttcatttggcAGTATGCACTCATAATAAAAATCCTGATTTTTGCAGTTAGGGAAAAAAAGTGACTTCCCCTTTCTGTCAGATATCTTAAGCTTCAGTGTGTATTTCATAGTTAGGGTGACCATGTAAGTTCTTGTCCAAACTGGGACACTTTTAGAGTTAAAGAAGatgttaataattaaaataggaCTGTTCTGCCTCAAAGTAAACAGGGATTTAGTCAATTACTTACATTTTTTAGATGGCTAAATTCCAAGATTAAATTTTTGGCAcctagatatatatttaaagtttacatGAGAGCGCACTTCAAAATTATAGAAAGTGAATGACTGATTTTTTATATGTACCTAGATTTGATAATATAGTCACAACCTCTGCAgcactcagtttccccttttatGAAATAAAGACTGGGATATAGACTGAAAGACCTCTGAGATCCCCTCTACTTGTAATATTTGAAATCTGTTTTCTTGGTGTAATTTTTATCCTGTTGTGTTAATGCCACTTTTGATGGGAGAAAGACTTTAATGCCAGATTACCAAAAATCAGTGTATAGAAAGTAAAAACCCACAAAATTGGAGaacatatttacaaatcatatatttgaaaatgtatacatataaccagaatatataaagaatgtttaaaacttagtaataaaagcaaataatccaaaaaatgagaaaagaacttgaatagacatttctccaaagaacacaTACATatggccagtaagcacatgaaaagacagTCAGCAAcattagccattaggaaaatgaaaatcaaaaccacagtgaaatacccACTAGGATGAccataatcaaaaagacagaaaataacaagtattgtggcaaggatgtggagaattcGTAaacctcatacattgctagttgtaatgtaaaatggtgcagctctTGGAAAACATGTCTGCTcaaaaacatgtaaacaaatgttcatagcattattcCTAACAGCCCAAACATggcaacaacccaaatgtccaactgattgatggatgaataaaatatttgacaataaaaaaggaatgaagcaaacacatgctacaacatggatggaccttgaaaacattatgctaaatgaaaacagccagccacaaaagaccacatgttgtatgattccatttatatgaaatatacacaTAGGCAAAtctaaagagacagaaagtagactagagATTGCCTAGAGCTGGGAGTATTGAGCGAGAGGAGTTACTTCCTGTTGGGCCTACAGTTTCTTttgggagtgatgaaaatgttttaaaattagattatagtgatggttacacaactcaatatattgaaaaacactgaattgtacatgtTATAttggtgaattgtatggtatgtgtatatgtcaataaagctattaaaaacaaCATACGTATTGATGTTTAACTCCTATGTTGTTTGTCCAAATCAGTGGGAAACCATGTCCTCCTTTTAAGATTGTGATTTTGGATGAAGCAGATTCTATGACTTCAGCTGCTCAGGCAGCTTTAAGACGTACCATGGAGAAAGAGTCTAAAACCACCCGATTCTGTCTCATTTGTAACTATGTCAGTCGGTATGTATATTACCCTGAAGATAGATGCTAAACAGTGTTATTTTGGTAATGCcaattagagaaaaaattaaaatttttcaagacTATATTTTTTCTCCATCAAGTCTTGATTTGTTCTTGATAAAAATGATTTCTGCTGGGGAAATATTCTTTAGATCTGACTTGTTTTTTCCAATCTTTTACAGAATAATCGAACCCCTGACCTCTAGATGTTCAAAATTCCGCTTCAAG is a window of Microcebus murinus isolate Inina chromosome 1, M.murinus_Inina_mat1.0, whole genome shotgun sequence DNA encoding:
- the RFC4 gene encoding replication factor C subunit 4, with the protein product MQAFLKGTSISTKPPLTKDHRGVAATAGSSGENKKAKPVPWVEKYRPKSVDEVAFQDEVVAVLKKSLEGADLPNLLFYGPPGTGKTSTILAAARELFGPELFRSRVLELNASDERGIQVVREKVKNFAQLTVSGSRSDGKPCPPFKIVILDEADSMTSAAQAALRRTMEKESKTTRFCLICNYVSRIIEPLTSRCSKFRFKPLSDKIQQQRLLDIAEKENVQISNEVIPYLVKVSEGDLRKAITFLQSATRLTGGKEITEKVITDIAGVIPAEIINGIFAACQSGSFDRLEAVVKDLIDEGHAATQLVNQLHDVVVENDDLSDKQKSIITEKLAEVDKCLADGADEHLQLISLCATVMQQLTQNC